One region of Corynebacterium capitovis DSM 44611 genomic DNA includes:
- a CDS encoding MazG nucleotide pyrophosphohydrolase domain-containing protein, translating to MAILLLDPRWPEMVPLSVLARVAGPVEFTPEVPVFVRWNFPGGGSGESWLVTMDPGHAEDRARAENESVIRVPSLAEDAVREAVVTMHAARVRGEWERAMTHESLLPYLEEEAREFADAVRSSAPDSELRSELGDVLLQVLFHAEIASERGAFDFDGVAASFVEKMRSRSPYLFDGSTGPVPVADQERFWAEGKRRERGE from the coding sequence ATGGCCATCCTTCTCCTTGATCCCCGTTGGCCCGAGATGGTTCCACTGAGCGTGCTTGCTCGCGTCGCTGGGCCGGTGGAGTTCACCCCGGAGGTCCCCGTTTTCGTGAGGTGGAATTTTCCTGGAGGCGGGTCCGGGGAGTCGTGGCTCGTCACCATGGACCCGGGCCACGCGGAGGATCGCGCACGTGCAGAGAACGAGAGCGTGATCCGCGTGCCCTCCCTCGCGGAAGACGCGGTCCGCGAGGCCGTGGTGACAATGCACGCCGCCCGCGTGCGGGGCGAGTGGGAGCGCGCGATGACGCACGAGTCGCTGCTTCCTTACTTGGAGGAGGAAGCCCGCGAATTCGCCGACGCGGTCCGCAGCTCGGCACCGGACTCGGAGCTTCGGAGCGAGCTCGGCGACGTCCTGCTGCAGGTGCTTTTCCACGCCGAAATCGCCAGCGAGCGGGGCGCTTTCGACTTCGACGGGGTCGCCGCGTCTTTCGTCGAAAAAATGCGTTCGCGTTCCCCGTATCTTTTCGACGGGAGCACCGGGCCCGTGCCCGTCGCGGATCAAGAGCGCTTTTGGGCGGAGGGTAAACGACGCGAGCGCGGGGAATAG